The proteins below come from a single Zea mays cultivar B73 chromosome 8, Zm-B73-REFERENCE-NAM-5.0, whole genome shotgun sequence genomic window:
- the LOC100278136 gene encoding uncharacterized protein LOC100278136, with product MDADAPATATPSRKPASHSLPPPPALFAARARSRVADLGAGAAFPAPPPDTPPRRSPITVPFLWEEAPGKPKALPAAATPAAANAGSFTEVAGRRQDRGHADLPRPLPLKLPPRLQQAASSFAAADTPLSPKTVLQGGRRRPRWARRGASAFRRTPSAGGGLFSRNWSKPTAAASNKNGDGDHERDAAGPDAPWCSPASSSSSSSASTCFGVDGHGHGGRARPADGREVCSEEDDGSPRGSVRITRFRRNRSLPSMTTSNLWASIRRSVKQITPWS from the exons ATGGATGCGGACGCTCCGGCGACGGCGACGCCATCCAGGAAGCCGGCGTCCCACTCCCTCCCGCCGCCGCCCGCACTGTtcgccgcccgcgcgcgctcccgGGTTGCCGACCTGGGTGCCGGCGCAGCGTTCCCAGCCCCCCCACCTGACACGCCGCCGCGCCGCTCGCCCATCACCGTGCCGTTCCTCTGGGAGGAGGCGCCCGGGAAGCCCAAGGCGCTGCCCGCCGCCGCGACACCGGCTGCAGCCAACGCCGGCTCCTTTACCGAAGTCGCCGGTCGGCGTCAGGACAGAGGCCACGCGGACCTGCCTCGCCCCCTGCCGCTGAAGCTGCCCCCGCGGCTACAGCAGGCGGCGTCGTCGTTCGCCGCGGCGGACACCCCGCTGTCCCCCAAGACCGTGCTCCAGGGCGGCAGGAGGCGGCCGAGGTGGGCCCGGAGAGGCGCCTCTGCCTTCCGGAGGACGCCGAGCGCCGGCGGGGGACTCTTCTCTCGAAACTGGAGCAAGCCCACGGCGGCGGCAAGCAACAAGAACGGAGACGGTGACCATGAGCGGGACGCGGCGGGCCCAGACGCCCCGTGGTGCTCCCCGGCGTCCTCGTCCTCTTCCTCATCCGCCTCCACCTGCTTCGGCGtcgacggccacggccacggaGGTCGCGCGAGGCCCGCCGACggacgggaggtctgctcggaggAGGACGACGGCTCCCCGAGGGGCTCGGTGAGGATCACGAGGTTTAGGCGGAACCGGAGCCTCCCCAGCATGACCACGTCTAACCTCTGG GCAAGCATCCGTAGGAGCGTCAAGCAAATCACCCCATGGAGCTAG